A single Candidatus Liberibacter asiaticus DNA region contains:
- the parE gene encoding DNA topoisomerase IV subunit B, protein MTDDSIDLFSTLPPQSQGSSEKLKKSGEIPDSPAFANQSASDNYDASSIRILEGLEPVRMRPGMYIGGTDEKALHHLFSEVIDNAMDEVIAGYANLIEVSLDGNGFLTVVDNGRGIPVENHPKFPNKSTLEIILTTLHAGGKFDNSTYEISGGLHGVGISVVNALSDELHVTVARQNTIFSQKFSRGIPLSPLEKKEKVRNKRGTRITFRPDPKIFGDKAGFDAARLLKMTQSKAYLSGRVKTCWSCDKEIAEKYGIPEKEEFYFPGGLKTYLQTKLENRSLISSEIFTGKTEKKGTHRGTVEWAIAWCEENPEITSYCNTILTDEGGTHESGLRVALTRGIKKYAELTQNKRAISIISDDLMISAVGILSVFIREPEFAGQTKTKLVSLDAQRTVENALRDPFDHYLVQNPIEATKLLEWVIERSEERLRRRKQREVNRKTAIRKLRLPGKLADCSQNIAHGTELFIVEGDSAGGSAKQARNRSNQAVLPLRGKILNVASAGSEKIRNNQQIMDLVQALGCRTRSQYREEDLRYEKVIIMTDADVDGAHIASLLLTFFYQEMYDLIEQKHLFLISPPLFRITQGTKSVYAHDEEHKQKILEEFKKHGKGKIEISRFKGLGEMLASQLKETAMDANKRTLLRVEINKDLNSLKDTQDSINKLMGTKADERFKFIQERASFIDDVGT, encoded by the coding sequence ATGACGGACGATAGTATTGATCTTTTCTCGACATTACCACCGCAAAGTCAGGGATCATCTGAGAAATTAAAAAAATCAGGTGAAATACCTGATTCGCCTGCATTTGCGAATCAAAGTGCCTCCGATAATTATGATGCTTCTTCGATTCGTATCTTAGAAGGATTGGAACCTGTTCGCATGCGACCAGGTATGTATATTGGCGGCACAGATGAGAAGGCATTACATCATCTTTTTTCAGAAGTCATTGACAATGCAATGGATGAAGTGATTGCTGGCTATGCGAATCTTATTGAGGTATCCCTTGATGGTAATGGATTCCTGACAGTTGTCGATAATGGCCGTGGTATTCCTGTAGAAAATCATCCAAAATTCCCAAATAAATCTACTCTGGAAATTATTCTGACTACATTACATGCTGGGGGAAAATTTGATAATTCTACTTATGAAATATCAGGTGGACTACATGGTGTAGGAATATCAGTCGTCAATGCTTTATCAGACGAATTGCATGTGACTGTTGCAAGACAAAATACTATTTTTTCGCAAAAATTTTCTCGTGGCATTCCCTTAAGTCCCCTTGAAAAGAAAGAAAAAGTACGCAACAAACGTGGTACTAGAATAACGTTTCGTCCTGATCCTAAAATTTTTGGGGATAAAGCAGGTTTCGATGCAGCTCGTCTTCTCAAAATGACACAATCCAAGGCTTATCTATCGGGTCGTGTCAAAACATGTTGGTCTTGCGACAAAGAAATAGCAGAAAAATATGGTATTCCAGAAAAAGAAGAATTCTATTTTCCTGGTGGATTGAAAACATATCTCCAGACAAAATTAGAGAACCGCTCTTTGATTTCTTCGGAAATTTTTACTGGAAAGACAGAAAAAAAAGGCACTCATCGTGGAACAGTTGAATGGGCTATTGCTTGGTGTGAAGAGAATCCCGAAATAACTTCCTATTGTAATACGATTCTGACTGATGAAGGAGGAACGCATGAATCAGGACTCCGAGTTGCTCTTACCCGAGGCATAAAGAAATATGCTGAACTTACCCAGAATAAGCGAGCTATTTCTATTATTAGCGATGACCTCATGATTTCTGCAGTTGGCATTTTATCTGTCTTTATTCGCGAACCTGAGTTTGCAGGACAAACTAAAACAAAACTTGTATCTCTTGACGCTCAACGCACTGTAGAAAACGCATTACGCGATCCTTTCGATCATTATTTAGTGCAAAATCCAATTGAAGCAACAAAATTATTAGAATGGGTAATTGAACGCTCTGAAGAGCGTTTGAGAAGACGCAAACAAAGGGAAGTCAATCGCAAAACAGCGATACGTAAACTCCGCCTACCAGGTAAATTAGCAGACTGCTCACAAAATATAGCGCATGGGACAGAACTCTTCATTGTAGAAGGAGATTCAGCAGGTGGTTCAGCGAAACAAGCAAGAAATCGCAGTAATCAAGCCGTACTACCATTGCGTGGAAAAATTCTTAATGTTGCAAGTGCTGGATCAGAAAAGATTCGGAATAATCAGCAAATTATGGATCTCGTTCAAGCTTTGGGATGTCGTACGAGATCACAATATCGAGAGGAAGATCTACGCTACGAAAAAGTTATTATTATGACAGATGCTGATGTCGATGGAGCTCACATTGCCTCTCTCCTTTTGACTTTTTTTTACCAAGAAATGTACGATCTTATTGAACAGAAGCATCTTTTCTTAATCTCCCCCCCCTTGTTTAGAATTACTCAAGGCACGAAGTCAGTGTATGCGCACGATGAAGAACACAAACAAAAAATTCTTGAAGAATTTAAGAAACACGGAAAGGGAAAAATAGAGATAAGTCGCTTTAAAGGACTGGGAGAAATGTTGGCATCTCAGTTGAAAGAAACAGCGATGGACGCTAATAAGCGCACTCTTCTGCGTGTAGAAATTAATAAAGATCTTAATTCTCTGAAAGATACTCAAGATTCGATCAATAAATTAATGGGCACTAAAGCAGACGAACGCTTTAAATTTATTCAAGAAAGGGCAAGTTTTATAGATGATGTAGGTACCTAA
- a CDS encoding AI-2E family transporter, whose product MRETMLNPQGIMRWMIMFIILVSLYFLKGFFAPVLSALIIGFTSWPIYSSFISKKEESSTFLAVIATVSVMCLFIVPLLFLFYYGMLEMKELVSKVVLANQHGIPVPRWLSDIPGGMWASELWTKHLSHPQSLKILSETFLKTNGIDFIPRFASRFGMIFLDYCLSIIFMIIALFFFYRDGFSISQQLDSLGEHLFPAYWKKISRIVPKVIRSTFLGMTIIAIGEGLVLGSAYWLAGVPSHVALGVITAIMAMIPGGAPISFTAVSIYLLIKGNIFNATCLFLWGAIELFIVDKTLRPFLVGGPIKLPFLPTFFGLVGGVRTMGLLGLFIGPVLMALIAVIWKESIMAIKENKEKISSNF is encoded by the coding sequence ATGAGAGAAACAATGTTGAACCCTCAAGGAATAATGCGCTGGATGATTATGTTTATAATTCTGGTGTCTCTTTATTTTCTCAAAGGATTTTTTGCCCCTGTTCTCTCTGCTCTTATTATCGGTTTCACGAGCTGGCCGATATACAGCTCATTTATATCAAAAAAAGAAGAATCTTCTACTTTTTTAGCGGTAATCGCCACTGTATCAGTGATGTGCTTATTTATTGTTCCTCTTTTATTTCTATTTTATTATGGAATGTTAGAGATGAAAGAATTGGTATCAAAAGTAGTATTAGCAAATCAACATGGTATTCCTGTTCCCCGTTGGTTATCTGACATCCCTGGTGGTATGTGGGCTTCAGAATTATGGACAAAGCATCTTTCTCATCCTCAAAGCCTCAAAATTCTTTCTGAAACCTTTTTAAAAACAAACGGCATTGATTTTATACCAAGATTTGCCTCTCGTTTCGGTATGATCTTTCTTGATTATTGTTTGTCTATCATTTTTATGATTATCGCATTATTCTTTTTTTATCGTGATGGATTTTCCATCTCTCAACAGTTAGATTCTTTGGGCGAACATCTTTTTCCTGCATATTGGAAAAAGATCTCTAGAATTGTTCCTAAGGTGATTAGATCAACCTTTCTAGGTATGACAATTATCGCGATTGGGGAAGGATTAGTCCTAGGAAGTGCATATTGGTTAGCAGGTGTTCCCTCGCACGTTGCCTTAGGAGTTATTACTGCTATAATGGCTATGATCCCTGGTGGAGCGCCTATTTCATTTACAGCCGTGTCAATTTATCTTCTTATAAAAGGGAATATTTTTAATGCCACTTGTCTCTTCCTTTGGGGGGCAATCGAATTGTTTATCGTCGATAAAACACTCAGACCATTCCTTGTAGGAGGACCTATCAAACTACCATTTCTTCCGACTTTTTTTGGTTTAGTTGGAGGTGTACGAACCATGGGATTGCTAGGGCTATTTATCGGACCAGTACTCATGGCGCTGATCGCGGTAATTTGGAAAGAATCTATTATGGCGATAAAGGAAAATAAAGAAAAAATATCTAGCAATTTTTGA
- a CDS encoding DUF2336 domain-containing protein: MSVQSFIKWAKNAKLQERISIARILGRTWCMEELLDQEKDSLVLAMMHLLDDPSSRVRLSLARAIALSDTAPKHVVLALSEDHPDVSGTIILHSPVLKDNDLVDLIGRGNKLTSIFVASRHKLSHVVVENLIETGCVDNIVALLGNKSVFLSNSLLMQIVERFCHDASIRNLLSLRTDLSLKARYLLMKSVCNVLSQSKIVQKSITFRRTQILFEESMRVGILEMISHVRDVQALRELVDLLHDDGQLTPALLIYAIMIGAIDFVSVILANIAEYSTDRVYSILSTGGFHVICALYELVGLSPEISEIFVEATMIWRELAVGSTVMEPGIIAEKLLERMRKRNISGLPAGELLEMVERIYLDVNRRFVRSMATRSSRLIAAA, translated from the coding sequence GTGAGTGTACAATCATTTATAAAATGGGCTAAAAATGCCAAACTACAAGAAAGAATCAGTATTGCCCGTATTTTAGGTAGAACGTGGTGTATGGAAGAGCTGTTAGATCAGGAAAAAGATTCTTTGGTTTTAGCAATGATGCATTTGCTTGATGATCCTTCTTCAAGAGTGCGTTTGTCTCTGGCGCGCGCAATAGCGTTGTCTGATACTGCACCTAAGCATGTCGTGCTTGCTCTCAGTGAAGATCATCCTGATGTATCGGGCACTATAATCCTGCATTCTCCTGTTCTCAAGGACAATGATCTTGTTGATCTTATCGGTCGAGGCAATAAGTTGACATCTATTTTTGTAGCTTCTCGTCATAAGTTATCGCATGTTGTGGTAGAAAATTTAATAGAAACGGGGTGTGTAGATAATATTGTAGCTCTACTAGGGAATAAGTCGGTTTTCTTATCCAATTCGTTATTAATGCAGATAGTAGAGCGTTTTTGTCATGACGCAAGCATAAGAAACCTGCTGTCATTGCGTACGGATTTGTCCTTAAAAGCGCGATATCTCTTAATGAAAAGTGTGTGCAACGTGCTATCTCAGTCAAAAATTGTACAAAAAAGCATTACTTTTCGTCGTACTCAAATTCTTTTTGAAGAAAGTATGAGGGTAGGTATCCTTGAAATGATATCCCATGTACGTGATGTGCAAGCTCTACGCGAGTTAGTCGACCTTTTGCACGATGATGGACAGTTGACACCAGCTCTTTTGATTTATGCTATCATGATCGGCGCTATTGATTTTGTTTCTGTCATTCTCGCAAATATTGCGGAATATAGCACGGATCGAGTTTATTCCATCCTCTCTACAGGTGGATTTCATGTTATTTGTGCTTTATATGAGTTGGTGGGACTCTCTCCTGAGATTAGTGAAATTTTTGTTGAAGCCACGATGATTTGGCGCGAACTAGCTGTTGGATCCACTGTCATGGAGCCTGGGATTATAGCAGAAAAATTATTGGAAAGAATGCGAAAAAGAAACATCAGTGGTTTGCCTGCAGGAGAACTATTGGAAATGGTCGAAAGAATATATTTGGACGTGAATAGAAGATTTGTCCGTTCAATGGCAACTCGATCTTCTCGACTGATTGCAGCGGCATAA
- the pth gene encoding aminoacyl-tRNA hydrolase: protein MFIVAGLGNPGHEYCENRHNIGFMCIDRIHSFHFFPAWKKKFHAEISEGQLDGLRTILIKPQTFMNLSGQSLLEVMNFYKLPNLENYLVIHDDLDLDFGTLRLKTGGGDAGHNGLKSISEKCGKNYKRLRIGIGRPPDTAHIIRHVLGNFSSPERYFLLPIIDNIARSLPLLAKREDVSFLNHIVSVRK from the coding sequence ATGTTCATCGTCGCTGGTCTTGGAAACCCTGGACATGAGTACTGTGAAAACCGTCATAATATTGGTTTTATGTGTATTGATAGAATCCACTCATTTCATTTTTTTCCCGCTTGGAAAAAAAAATTTCATGCTGAAATATCCGAAGGACAACTTGATGGCTTACGGACAATTCTGATAAAACCACAAACCTTTATGAATTTATCTGGACAATCTCTTCTAGAGGTAATGAACTTTTATAAACTTCCTAACCTTGAAAACTATTTGGTTATTCACGATGACTTAGATCTTGACTTTGGTACATTACGTTTAAAAACCGGAGGTGGCGATGCTGGACATAACGGTTTAAAATCCATTAGTGAAAAATGCGGAAAAAATTACAAACGTCTTCGCATTGGAATTGGTCGCCCTCCAGACACAGCACATATCATTAGACACGTATTAGGTAACTTTTCTTCTCCCGAAAGATATTTTTTATTGCCTATCATTGATAATATCGCTCGATCTCTTCCCCTACTAGCTAAAAGAGAAGATGTTTCGTTTTTAAACCACATTGTATCAGTTCGAAAATAG
- the ychF gene encoding redox-regulated ATPase YchF, translating into MGFKCGIIGLPNVGKSTLFNALTRTASAQAANYPFCTIEPNSGEVAVPDPRMHKLAEIAESKDLVPTRMSFVDIAGLVRGASKGEGLGNQFLAHIREVDAIIHVLRCFKDENIIHVEGRIDPINDIETIETELMLSDLERLERLFEKNKKYRNHKSEEIVLLQSIISSSLRLIEEGKPVRSLLESLDSDAIPIFKSLNLLTAKPILYICNVSEHDCKKGNIYTEAVQRLASQQNAEMIIISAAIEAEISQLPEEERALFMEELDISISGLELLIRSGYRLLDLITYFTVGPKETRAWTIPRGTNAQKAAGVIHTDFEKGFIRALTISYKDYVAMGGENAAKEAGKARDEGKEYIVKDGDILHFRFNV; encoded by the coding sequence ATGGGTTTTAAATGTGGTATCATAGGGCTTCCTAATGTTGGAAAATCAACTCTTTTTAATGCATTAACGCGTACGGCATCGGCTCAAGCAGCAAATTATCCTTTTTGTACGATTGAACCCAATTCTGGTGAAGTAGCTGTTCCTGATCCTCGAATGCATAAATTAGCTGAAATTGCCGAATCAAAAGATTTAGTTCCTACGCGTATGTCCTTTGTTGATATTGCTGGCCTAGTGCGTGGTGCATCAAAAGGCGAAGGACTGGGCAATCAATTTCTTGCTCATATTCGTGAAGTAGATGCCATTATCCATGTATTGCGTTGTTTTAAAGACGAAAATATTATTCATGTTGAAGGTCGGATTGATCCTATTAATGATATTGAAACAATAGAAACAGAATTAATGCTCTCTGACCTTGAGAGGCTTGAACGCCTTTTTGAAAAGAATAAAAAATATAGAAATCATAAATCTGAAGAAATTGTTTTGCTTCAATCCATTATTTCTTCATCTTTACGCCTAATAGAAGAAGGAAAACCTGTCCGCAGTTTGTTAGAATCTCTTGATTCTGATGCAATACCTATTTTTAAAAGTCTCAATCTCTTGACCGCAAAACCTATACTTTATATTTGCAATGTTTCAGAACATGATTGTAAAAAAGGCAACATCTACACGGAAGCAGTTCAAAGATTAGCATCACAACAAAATGCCGAAATGATTATAATCTCTGCAGCTATTGAAGCTGAAATATCACAACTTCCAGAGGAAGAACGCGCCTTGTTTATGGAAGAACTAGACATTTCTATATCAGGACTTGAATTACTGATTCGATCTGGATATCGACTTCTTGACTTGATAACATATTTTACAGTTGGTCCCAAAGAAACTCGTGCATGGACAATTCCTCGAGGCACTAATGCTCAAAAAGCAGCAGGAGTCATCCACACTGATTTCGAAAAAGGATTTATACGTGCTCTTACCATTTCCTATAAAGATTACGTAGCAATGGGTGGAGAAAATGCCGCAAAGGAAGCTGGAAAAGCACGCGATGAAGGAAAAGAGTATATCGTCAAAGATGGTGACATCTTGCATTTTCGTTTTAACGTATAG
- a CDS encoding pyrophosphate--fructose-6-phosphate 1-phosphotransferase: MVAHKVAFLTAGGIAPCLSSIIGMLINHYNKILPKAELIYYRFGYQGLLLDDKITITEDMRQNAEQLLSYGGSPIGNSRVKLTNFSDCIKRGLIKKDENPLEVSAHHLMQSGVTILHTIGGDDTNTTACDLLRYLKEKNYNITVVGLPKTIDNDIIPIHQSLGALTAAQVSACFFDNISNERSATPRSLIIHEVMGRNCGWLTAYSAHCYLNMIQDRNYIDGFIFSPDFKGIDGVYLPEMSFNLEVEIERLSKVMEKKGSVAIFVSEGACRDVIMDNRLSSGEKIKRDSFGHILLDKMNVGSWFADKFANMIKAERSIVQKSGYFARSAPSGSEDLSLIKKMVVLAVDSAISGISGVTGEDERENNILRIIKFEDIRGGRVFDTNTPWFSDILRHTGQKS; this comes from the coding sequence ATGGTAGCGCATAAAGTAGCTTTTTTAACGGCTGGGGGCATTGCTCCATGTTTATCTTCGATCATTGGCATGCTGATTAACCACTATAATAAGATTCTACCCAAAGCAGAGTTGATTTATTACCGCTTTGGATATCAGGGGCTACTGTTAGATGATAAGATTACCATTACTGAAGATATGCGTCAGAATGCAGAGCAATTGCTATCTTATGGTGGTTCTCCTATAGGAAATAGTCGTGTAAAACTCACGAATTTTTCTGATTGTATTAAACGAGGGTTAATTAAGAAAGATGAGAACCCATTAGAAGTATCGGCTCATCATCTTATGCAAAGTGGTGTTACTATTCTCCATACGATAGGAGGAGACGATACTAATACAACGGCTTGTGATCTTCTTCGTTATCTTAAAGAAAAAAATTATAATATTACTGTTGTGGGATTACCAAAAACAATCGACAATGACATTATTCCAATACATCAATCTTTAGGTGCTTTAACGGCAGCTCAAGTTAGCGCATGCTTTTTTGATAATATCTCTAATGAACGTAGCGCAACACCTCGAAGTCTTATTATACACGAAGTCATGGGGAGAAATTGTGGTTGGTTGACAGCTTATTCTGCTCATTGCTACCTGAATATGATTCAAGATAGAAACTATATCGACGGATTTATTTTTTCTCCTGATTTTAAAGGGATAGATGGTGTTTACTTACCTGAGATGTCTTTTAATCTTGAAGTGGAGATTGAACGTCTCAGCAAGGTTATGGAAAAGAAGGGATCAGTTGCTATTTTTGTATCTGAAGGTGCTTGTCGCGATGTTATCATGGATAATCGTTTATCATCTGGTGAAAAAATTAAGCGAGATTCTTTTGGCCATATTCTTCTTGATAAAATGAATGTTGGCTCTTGGTTTGCTGATAAATTTGCAAATATGATCAAGGCAGAGCGTTCAATTGTACAGAAATCAGGATATTTTGCTCGCTCTGCTCCTTCTGGATCAGAAGACTTAAGTCTCATAAAGAAAATGGTTGTCCTTGCGGTGGACAGTGCTATCTCTGGTATATCTGGTGTTACAGGAGAAGATGAGAGAGAAAATAATATTTTACGAATCATCAAGTTTGAGGATATCCGTGGCGGTAGAGTGTTTGATACAAATACACCTTGGTTTTCTGATATATTGCGGCATACGGGGCAAAAGTCTTAA
- a CDS encoding DUF475 domain-containing protein, protein MKSNSLYASLIHHFRWAILVTVAGFLCGLGIGWQFTHTLSGTISTVYICIILAVVEISLSFENAILNAKNLQKMSSIWQKRFLTWGILIAVFGMRIIFPIMIVCIVSTINPIEAMNLAIYSPQDYLKIISQAHVPISGFGGTFLMMVSLTFFFNSQNKLHWIHFLEIAMSHLSKIKGIKIFIVLSIIFGISNILPTNEMYSFVSSSTAAIIIFYGINFLESVLSSDSSNNVTHGKHGLNLFLYLEIIDASLSLDGVISSFAITKNFFIIVIGLTIGAIYVRSMTLLMLKQGILNKYKYLEHGSYYSIFVLSVIMFLQTIVDIPEIFTGTSSTILIFLSIYSSIKNK, encoded by the coding sequence ATGAAAAGCAATTCATTATATGCAAGTCTTATCCATCATTTCCGATGGGCTATTCTCGTCACAGTCGCGGGATTTTTATGCGGTCTTGGGATCGGGTGGCAGTTTACGCACACGTTATCTGGAACAATTTCCACAGTATATATCTGCATAATACTGGCAGTAGTAGAAATCTCTCTCTCTTTCGAAAATGCTATTCTCAATGCAAAAAATCTACAAAAAATGTCTTCTATCTGGCAAAAAAGATTTCTTACTTGGGGAATATTAATAGCGGTATTCGGCATGCGCATCATATTTCCAATTATGATTGTTTGCATTGTATCGACAATTAATCCTATTGAAGCGATGAATCTGGCAATATATTCCCCTCAAGACTACTTAAAAATCATTTCTCAGGCTCATGTACCTATTTCAGGATTTGGTGGTACATTTCTGATGATGGTCAGTCTGACGTTTTTTTTTAATAGCCAGAACAAGCTGCACTGGATTCATTTCTTAGAAATTGCTATGTCGCATCTTTCTAAAATTAAAGGGATAAAGATTTTTATCGTTTTATCAATTATTTTTGGAATATCAAATATACTACCTACAAATGAGATGTACTCGTTTGTATCCTCTTCTACTGCCGCTATTATCATATTCTATGGTATTAATTTTTTAGAGAGCGTACTATCTAGTGACTCTTCCAATAATGTTACGCACGGGAAACATGGATTGAACTTGTTTTTATATCTTGAAATAATTGACGCCAGTCTTTCACTTGATGGTGTTATTAGTTCTTTTGCCATTACCAAGAATTTTTTCATCATAGTCATCGGCTTAACAATTGGTGCTATATATGTTCGTTCTATGACACTTTTGATGCTCAAGCAAGGTATATTAAATAAGTACAAATATCTTGAACATGGATCCTATTATTCTATATTTGTTCTATCTGTAATTATGTTTTTACAAACAATAGTTGATATTCCAGAAATTTTTACAGGTACGAGTAGTACTATCTTAATTTTCTTATCAATTTACTCGTCGATAAAGAATAAATGA